The DNA segment CATGGAATTAATGGTTTCTCATAGCGCTTGTGATATTCCTCTAAAAGATATTGAAAAACTTCTTCGGTACAGCTTAAGTCTAGATCCTCACAGACTTGAAACCATATCTTTCTATATAGCTCTTCATCCAAGGCATCGAAGTGAATTTTATATCCAAGACGTCTTAAAAACGCCTCATCTACAAGCTCTTTAGGATTAAGGTTAGTAGAAAACAGAAGAATAAGTTCGAAAGGAATTTCAAAATGCTCACCCGATTGAAGACTTAAAAAGTCTCTGCGCTCTTCCATAGGAATAATCCAACGGTTAAACAACTGCTTAGCACTAATTTTCTGCCTACCTAAATCATCTAATAATAATATTCCGTTGTTTGCTTTTAACTGAAGTGGTGCCATGTAAGTTCGACTATGACTATCAAATTGAACCTCTAACATCTCTGCAGTTAATTCTCCTCCGGTGATCCGTAAAGGCCTTTCACACTTAATCCATCTGGGATCATGCCCTTCCGATAATCTAAGGCTGCTAGTTTCATTCCCCACCCCAACCTTGTGGTGTAACTCGGGGTCGTAAACTTGAATCACCTCATTACCTATCGCAATCGCATATGGGATGAGTACGCTATCGCCTAAGGTTAAATTTAAATGGCGACACAAATAGCTTTTACCGGTACCAGGAGGCCCATAAATAAGTACAGGTCTACTGGAGTTCATTGCGGGTCCAATTTTAAACAGTAGGTCTTTAGGCAATACTAAGGCGGATAAGCCTGCTTCGAGCATTTCAAACGTAATCGCCTTAGCCCTGCTCGACTGCTTTTTACAAATATTTGCGTACTGTTTTAATGGCACAGGAGCTAACCCCAAATAACCATTTCTCGACAAAGCCTGTTTAGCATGGTGCTCACCGCCGGAGCTAAGAGCGTAACGCATTTGGCCATCAGAAGTTGTTTGCCTATTTTCGACCCAAGCTAGGGCTTTTGCGGTATCTAATAAATGCTGAATGATGCCACCCGTCACGCCAATCAAGCTAACAAGTTGCTCCTTAGTTAGCACACCTGCAGACAAAAGGTGTTTGGCCACCAAGTCGAGGAGTAAGGCCTCCGAAACACCTGTTTCTTTGATTGTTTTAGGGCGTGGTGCGAGTAGCGACTCCGTTTGCAGAACAGGGCCATTTTGAGTCATAGATTCAGGAACCTGCTCCTTTCTAGTTATATTCATGCCGCATATCCTAAGAAAATAGAGAGTGACTAACAGAAGTGTATAAATGCGTAATATCTTGGTTTAAT comes from the Shewanella halifaxensis HAW-EB4 genome and includes:
- a CDS encoding AAA family ATPase; its protein translation is MNITRKEQVPESMTQNGPVLQTESLLAPRPKTIKETGVSEALLLDLVAKHLLSAGVLTKEQLVSLIGVTGGIIQHLLDTAKALAWVENRQTTSDGQMRYALSSGGEHHAKQALSRNGYLGLAPVPLKQYANICKKQSSRAKAITFEMLEAGLSALVLPKDLLFKIGPAMNSSRPVLIYGPPGTGKSYLCRHLNLTLGDSVLIPYAIAIGNEVIQVYDPELHHKVGVGNETSSLRLSEGHDPRWIKCERPLRITGGELTAEMLEVQFDSHSRTYMAPLQLKANNGILLLDDLGRQKISAKQLFNRWIIPMEERRDFLSLQSGEHFEIPFELILLFSTNLNPKELVDEAFLRRLGYKIHFDALDEELYRKIWFQVCEDLDLSCTEEVFQYLLEEYHKRYEKPLIPCYPRDLLGIMSDQISFMEFEPVITPSLVDSAWSIYFV